ACACATTCTCATCGCATATATACACAAGCAAGTAGATATCACGAATATACACAAGATCACATCATTCCTCATCAGACATGCAACAAGTTTGAAGCCCTGAATGCAACAAGTTTCAAGTTTGTGGCTAACAATGAACTCACGGTGCATCATAAATAGAAGGCGCTATAGAAGTTGCCCTTTGGGTCGAGGGTCTCCTTAAGAATGAACTCGCATAGCATCTCCCGGACCGGCTTTAGATCTTCTATAGAAACCGTTAGGGCAGCGTTGAAATCCTGCAAAATACAATCATTATGAGAATACAAGTACAAATCAGTTTCTAAAATCAAATGAACAATATGAGCAGAGACAAGGCTGAGCAGTATATACTTACAGCAGCCTTTTTCATTATAGGTATGTCACCGACTAGTTTTAGCATATTGAATGCCACATAGAATCCACACAAAAAGGTCCCCGATGGCTGTTGAGCGCACTGCAAGAAGGTACCAAAATGACAAGTTAATGCAGTAACCAAATAGGTATGAAGGGACCATAAAAAAACCTCAGTCTTACTTTAACATCTATCCTGTGCGTGAGTTTAGGTTTGGTTTTTGGCCTTTTCTTATTTGCTTTCACCATTTCTTCCATGCGCGCATCAAAGGCCCTGCATGATCAGCAATACCGATTAGAAACAGTAAGAGATCGATATTTCGTGAACAAAACCTACAATATACTGACCAATTCACAATATGTCGGACGTCCGTGAACTTTCGACCGGGAAATAGTTTAGCAGAATCTAAATACCAAACCTCTTTGTACTTCATAGAGATGATCACTGTTACCCAGTGGCCACAGGTGTTGTAGGCACCCACCACATAGTCGTTCTTCATAGTATTTTTAATTGCTTGTGTTACAGTGCTAGGCTGGTGAGAAATCACTGTGGCGGTGAAAACCTGTGGGTCCAAAAACGCAACACTGCACTGCATCTCTGCTGCATTCTGCATCATTTTCCTACAAATAATCCAATTGTTAGCATGCATGAACTTTGTGGtcaaaattaaagaaatatatttttttatttgaaGGGACTTACAATGTCCACAACCTCAAGAAGCTAACATCCAGAGCACCTAGGGTTATAAGGTCGTACACGTCATCGAATGCAATGTTTAACATTAAATCACCATCACCTTCAAAGTAGGCTTGAGGCACCTTTGCTGGAAAGCCAAGTTTATCCTTACTGTTTTCCATGACGTAAGCATGCAACCTGGCACAATTTGGTCCAGCAGCATCTAAATCCGCTTCTGACAACATAGGCACACCAGGCTTGTATTTTGGATTCTGTGTTGTCCAAATAGCGTTAACAAGCTCATCTTTAGGCAGAGGTTTCCTggcctgcttctcctcccgtgGTGACTGCTGCTCAGGCTGAGATTGGCTGCGCTCTCCCTCCTTCTGTTGTAGAGGCTCCGGTTGTGGCTGATGCTTAGGCGGAGATTGCCTAGGCTCCTCCTGTCGTCGAGGCTCGTGTTGTGACTCCTacttctcctgctgctgctgctgttgcattTTTTTGCTGATCTGCTGCTGAGCCTTCTCTTGCGGACACTGAGCTGCAGTACCTGCATCTGATGCTGTACCCCTGCTACCTGATGCGGTTACAGAGTTGGGCTGTCTCGTCCTGGGTGGTATAAGGATCCTGTACTTTGACCATTGGATCCTTGTACCGAGAGCCTCACCTAAGGTTGTTATCTCATCCCCCCCTACTGGCACAGGCAGACGGAAGTGACTCGTATTGGACCACACATAAGTAGGTTGCACCACTGCATACCCTTCCTGCACCGGTACACAATGGCAAGTCTCTTGATATGGATAGACAGTGGCTACTGCGAGCTCCAAGTTATGCCCGGTGCCATCCAAAAGGCTGCACTTGGTTGGCTCTGTCAGCTTATCTATTGTGTCCAGCATAGATGATCAACTGTCAGCTTCGTTCTCGTTGAATGGCCCATGGTCTTCCCCGCTGCCATGCACATCTTCTTCCTCACTGACACTCGCATCTTCTTGCTCGCTGCTATCGATGTGTGTTGGTTGGGTAGGATACAAAGCATCCGGTATAACCACGCCTGCTTGTCTTAGCATGTTGATTACTCTGATGGCTGTTTCACCAACTATCTTTTCCTTCTCCGCATCAGACCtctccttcgtcttcttcctcttcttcctgtaCATTCCAGCAAACTCTTCACCAAACCCTTTACCCCAGCCAACTGAACTAGACACGCCTCGGACCCGACCTCGATGCTCTGGATTCTCAAGTGCCGCGGTGAGGATATCATTCTCCCTAACCCCAGTGAAAGAACCATCACTAGCCTTAGATGCAAGGTCTTTCATCTTATTTGCTAGCCCCACCACCGCAGGGTTACTGAATGTTATGTCCCCGCTTCCTTCACTAGTGCCTTCACTAGTGGTCATCCTCTTCGCCGCCCTTGCCCGCAGATATGACCTCGAACGTCCAGGAAATTGGTCCCAACTGCTTCCTTGTCCAACTTCAGATCCAATGAATTGTGGGTTCCATGTGTACATGCAACAAGAGGATAAAGCAATCACTTAGTATGATTATCACAGCAAAAAACAATGTACACTCTAAATAAGCTTCAAACAATTCCATGGCCTGATGATTGAGTGGACCATGTGGTGCCACCACGCCGGGGATTACGGGGCACAAGCGATATGAAAGAAAATCGCCCATGCCCAAACCACTCAGGTGGATTTTGGTTGGCTATGCTTACACGGTTCAACTGATCATTAGGCCATGCTACCATCGAGACCTTGCATACACACATCATGACACCAACAATAAGAATATATATGACAACACAGCATAGGAAAGTATCACTACATTATAAACCACTGCGATACATTTCGCACTGACTGAATGTGGCCATCAACAATCATCCATCAAAACCACGGTCCATCAAATAAAAATGAACTATTAAGGCATGCTCAACTAATGCAGGTAATTCCAGGAGAATAATTCTATGTGCATTGACCCTAAACAACAACAAAGTAGCATATCTCCCTAATCCAACTTGACAGGAAGAGCACATTGCGTGGCCGAGCAGAGAGAGGGCGTTGGGGGTTCAAGCAGCAGTAACCTCTATCGCGAATGGTGGTTGGGAGGGGCTGGATCCGCGTCGCCTCGTTGCCGAgcgaggagaatggcggcgacggcgagcgaggacagtggcggcggcgggctagggTAGGACCGTCACGGCGAAGGCGAGCGAGGACAATGGCGGCAAAGGCGAGTGAGGAGACTGGCGGTGATGGCGggcgaggagagtggcggcggcgggcgagggtaggagaatggcggcgacggcgagcgaggagaatggcggcgaaggcgagcgaggagactggcggcgacggcgggcgaGGGCAGGatgatggcggcgacggcgagcgaggagaatggcggcaacggcgagcgaggagaatggcggcgacggcgagcgaggagagtggcggcgggctagggcaggagaAAGAGCGGCGAAAGGGATTTCTTTGAAATATGTATTGTCCCCTGATGACCACTTTGTAACGGGCTTTGTGGTAACGCCCGTTACTGATGTCAGACCATAAGTAACGGTCGTTGTAGTAAAGCCCGTTACTGACGTATACCTAGTAACGGGCTTTGTGGTAACGTCCGTTACTGATGTGAGACCATAAGTAACGGTCGTTGCAGTGAAGCCCGTTACTGACGTATATTTAGTAACGGGCGTTTTGGTAACGTCCGTTACTGATTGCAGATACAGAATTCAGCAGACTACAGCTCACTTGCTGAACTGATGCAGAATATGTACAGAATTTATATATATCTAGTGCAGAACATATATAGTATGTCAGGAGAATATATAGACatcatatattacaaaaatcATTCAAATTCCACCAATACACAACCTATATTACAAAAAGGATTGAACTTCCACCAACACACATCCTACATTACAAAATTAGGATTTAGCAGACATCACTCTGATGGCTTTTTCTTTGATTTCTGGATATGGATTTTTTCATGATGGTCGGTTCGCAAGTACGGTGTTTTGTCAGTTGCCACGAGTCGGGGCATGTATGAAGTGTCAAAGGATGGAATTTCATCAAACTGGTTGTATTCCTCCTCCTCAACAACATTGGCAATCCCAACAATCCTTTTTTTCCAGGCATAACCACACACCAGTTCTTCCTTGCAAGGTCAGGTACATAGAACACTTGCTCAACATCCTTGGCGAAAACAAACGGTTCATCTTTGTAACCAAAGACCCGCAGATCAACACTAACAAACCCATATTTATCCTTGCTCACACCTCTCTTCCCATTGACCCATCTGCACCGAAACAAGGCTACCTTGAAACCTACATAatcaagctcccatatctcctctatttgACCATAATATGTGGCTGCCTGCATGTCATTGTCGACGGCCCGTACACGCACACCACTATTTTGATAGACGCTCTTGGCATCCTAGGCCAtggtgtagaacgtgtatccattGATATCCATTGCTTGGTATGTTGTAACAGTGAATAATGGCCCCACTGCTAGTTTCGTTATCAGATTGTCGGTTACAGCTGCGCTGCATCTCTGGACATAATCTCGGAGCCACCAGCTGAAGCATTGCATGTGCTTCTTTGCAACCCAAGCCTCACTACGGGTAGGGTTTTCTTCACGTAGTTGTTGGTTGTGCTCGTTGGCAAATGGTGTAATCAGGTCAATCTGTTGTATCACGGTGAAATGAGCCTTGTTGAAGGCATCTGGATCCGGAGTGATTGACTTTTTCCCCATGGTCCCAACACCTGCAAGCCTACCTTCATGCCGTGAATGAGGCACACCAATGGGGTTTTGGGGGTCCATATAACCCATGGCCCACTCCACTGCTTCGATGGTCCCATAGCCACGAACCATGGCTCCCTCCGGAAATGACCGGTTATGTACCAATGATTTGAGGAATCCAAAGTACCTCTCATATGGAAACATCTGATGAAGGTAAGATGGGCCAAGGAACCAAATCTCCCTCGCGAGGTGTGCTGTTAGATGGATCATGAGATCAAAGAATGTTGGTGGGAAGGTAGCTTCAAGCATGCATAGGGTCTCGAAATGCCTCCTCTCTAACTTCAATAGTTCTTCCTCATCAATCACCTTCTATTCTATTGCATtgaagaataaacacaagctcGTGACCGCGTCGCGAACCTGTACTGTCTTGATACCTCTAAGTGCAACAGGAAGAAGAGCTGTCATCAACACATGGCAATCATGAGATTTCATCAAGTTGAAATTCATTTTCATGTCCTTCACCAACACTAGCCTCTTGAAGTTCGATGAGTAGCTTGAAGGTACTTtcaaaccatgcaaaaactcACAGAATTCTTTTCTCTCTGTCTTTGACAAGGTGGTTGCAGCGACGGGAAGGTCCGTCCCCGTGTCTGTTTCCTCTGCATAGAGCTCCGGCCTAATGCCCATATCTTTAAGATCCTcccttgcatttttatgatcttTTCCTTTCAACTTCTGTTGCAGCAATGTTCCACAAACGCTACACACATTCTTCTTGACGTGCATGTTGTCAATCGAATGACGCACATCCAACAGCTCCCAATACTCTAGCTCCCATAGAATTGATTTCTTGTTCCAAATTCCTttcccatcttcttcttcttcaccatcTCGTTTCTTTCTTTTGCCAAGGATTTTTTCAGTCATTTTGGGTAACTCCTCGATAGTTTTGATGTCCTTGACTTGCAAGAGGACCAGATCTCCAGTCACATGCAGAGGCGCCGCTCGATGCTCCTTTTCCCCAATAAATTGACAATCCATCTCCCGGTAGGGATGTTTCTTGCTGAGGAAACGATGGTGCCCCATAAATGCGAATTTCTTTGAATTTCTTAGCCACAATGAGCAAGTTTCTTCCAAGCAGTGCGGGCAAGCTGCACCTTTCCTTTTACTCTGGCCGGAGAGGTTGCGATGAGCCGGGTTGTCGTTGATGGTGGTGAACAACATGGCGTGCAATATGAACTCCTCACGCCCGAACTCATCCCAAACCTCCTTCACACCAGGCTTCCAAAGTGTCTTCAAGTCATCAACTAGTGGCCTCAAGTAGACATCAATACGGTCGCCAGGTTGCTTTGGCCCAGAGACCAATATTGTCAGCATCATGTATTTCCGTTTCTTGCATAGCCAGGGTGGAAGGTTGCACATTGATAGCACGAcaggccaggtgctatgtgttGAACTCTGGTTACCGAAAGGGTTAACGCCATCTGTGCTCATAGCGAACCGAAGGTTTCTGCAATCATCAGCAAACCACTTAAAGTGGGAATCAATGTTACCCCATTGTGCTGCATCTGCGGGGTGCCTAAGCTTGTCATTTTCCTTCTTTCGGCCTTCCTTATGCCAACGCAAGAGTTGGGCCTCCTTTCTTGTGGCGAACCATCTTTTCAACCGGGGAATGATGGGAAAATACCATGCCACCCTCACAGGACCCCCTCTGTTAACCTTCTTCTTGCCTCTGATCTCCACGGGCACGTTCCCGTCATCAGCATTATCATCTCCACCATCTTTTTTCCTCTTGTACCGATCACACCCACACTTGGGGCACTTGTCAAGGTCTACATAGTCTCCATGGAACAATACACAACTGTTCTTGCATGCATGAATTTTTTCAACCTCTATTCCCAGAGGACAGATTATCTTCTTTGCCTCATAGACAGACTCGGCTACTTGGTTTCTCAGGTAGCATGTCTCTAAGCAGATCCAATAGTTGTTTGAAACTTTTGTTGCTCCAACCATGATCTGCCTTAAGCTGCAGAAGTTTTAGATCACCAGAAAGGCGAGAGTACTTCTGGCAACCAGGATAGAGGGGTTTCTTTGAATCTTCAATGAACTGCTTCAGCCTCGCTAATTCAGAAGTTGTGTACACTCCTTGAAACTCAACATCCCGCACCATTTGATCAACATTGTGCACACGTTGCAACACCTCACCATCATCGAAGCTCGTAACTTCTTGATCAGTCATATCATCAGGCCTCCTAACAAAGGGTGGGAATGGTTCATTTTCCTCAAAAACTCCACCTTCATCAAGGGCTTCATCATGGCATCGCGCTGCCCCTTCATTAAGGCCTTGACCATGGTGTCGCGCTTCACCTTCATTTAGGCATCCTGCTTCGACTTCATTAAGGCCTTCCTCACCATGTTTGTTCCAACACGTGTAATTTTTTGTGAAACCACGTGTGATCAAATGATGAAAAATGTTGTCCCGTTGTCTGAACTTCTTCTGGTTGAGACAATCTATGCAGGGGCAATACATTGACCCCGGTTATGAAATTGTCCCAATCTCGGGGCTGTCTGTACATCCAAGCCCGATCAGCAGCTGCCATCCACAAGTTCAATGAACAAGGGCAATTTCCATACATCAAATGAGCATAATTCATCACCAAAACCGATGAGTAAGAGGATTAGGACAGCAAAGTTCAATAAAAGGGGGCAATTTCCACCTTAAGGAGGACTGTCTATGAGCGCGtccgaggaggaggcggcgtcgcggccgcggccgcggcgacggAGTGGAAGAAGGTATGCTGCTTtggacgacggcgacggcgcggagGACTCCGCGGTCGACGTCCGCCGGCACCTTCGGTGACGCCGGCacggaggcagcagcagcaggacatGTCCAGCAGCAGCACCGCCGCGCTCCAGCTTGACGGTGGTGGAGGAGCGCGGCCGAGGAAGCGCCGGttgcggcgacggcgcgggagGACGCCCCCCGGCTGCTGCGCCAGTCACTTCGGTAATGGGCATCAACGGATCACACAAGTAACACCGCTCTATCGGTAACGGGCATCAAATGGTCATCGGTAACGCGCGTTACTAAAGGCGACAGGTTGGTACGATCACTGCCCTATCTGTAACGGTCCTTAAACGACCGTTACCGATACGACAGTGATCGGTAACGGACACTAAGAGACCGTTACCGATAGTACACTTTTCGTAACGGACGCACTTTAACGATCGTTACAACATTTTGGTGTAACGGGCCTTCATCACGGCCGTTACCAGAAGACATCATCGGTAACGGGCGTTGTGGTGGCGAGTTCGGGGTCAAGCCTGCAGCGCTTATGGGTAACGGGTGCCAAACAACAACCGTTACAGATGTTGCGTGTTGTAATGGGCTACAAGGGTCCGTTACAAATGCTGCGTGACCTATTTGAGGTTTTCACGTAGTGATTATTTTTTTTGCTATACAGGTGTAGCCCGTGGTTTAAACCTGGTAGGGATATAATATTATCCTTACTCATTTTTAGTTAGGGACGATGGAGATACATAAAGAAACTATTATTTAGAGTTGACACAAGTATCTACTTTTGCTGCCAGTTGTGTAACTATATTGGCAAGTACGTTACTGCATGTTAGTGGTTTCATAGGTCGTCTCATGCATGCAGGATTTTTGCTTATGTGAAGGAGGAAGAGTGAGGTGAGAGAAGAAGGTTGTTGTTTCGTGCAAAAACTGCCTCATCGGCTAAATTTTAGGAGTACGAGACAACTCCATTATTTTACCATTATTATTTCCATGCAACTCAAAATTTTCTTTTTTATGCACAAACTAAGGAATAATAGTAATAGTATAAGACTACTTAGGAGACATCTATTGTACAAGTTGTCAATTGAGTACTGTCAAAATTACATGTGACATTAATGTAGTTGCCCTAACAAGGATATTTAATCCCTATATGTATCTTTAGACACTACACCAAATCCGGTCATTTTTGTCGGCCAtttctattttcgtcggcccaaaggaagccgacgaaaatatataatttatttcgtcggccacaaAAGGCCGACGAAATTAAGGAAAAGTgacattattttcgtcggctctgTGTGGCCAACGAAACAAAAGTTCCTAATTTCGTCGGCAGGAAtctggccgacgaaacaaagggaccgttttcgtcggccagttactggccgatgaaaatagatCTAATTTCATTGGCCTAGCGGCTGACGAAAATATTGGTGCCCTAATAGCGCCGTTGGATCTCTATCTAGCTCCCACACGCACAGTAGATCGAGTACGCGTCTTCAATTagatctccatctcccccgGGACTGAGCCCCCAGGcccaccgcccccgccgtcaccgccgccgccccgcgcggccgccgccgcctccgcctcggccccgcgctggccccgccgccgcctgcgccgcccccacgcccgctgccgcctccaccccgcgcggccgcctcggccccgcaggcccccgcgcggccgcctcGGCCCCGCAGGCCCCCGCGCGGCCCTCGGGCGCGCAGcccccgcgaccgccgccgccgccgccggctcgtgcgcgcggccgccgcggccgcctcgGCCCCGCAGGCCCGTGCGTGGccctcgggcgcgcggcccccGCGGCCCCCGCGCGGCCCTCTGTAGCAGTATTTTTTACTCTGCACATTTTTGGCTCAAGATCATGTTACTAGCTCCATACATTATATCAGAACATCCAATTAGGCAGATCAATGCACCATAGATACATTTACAAATTAAATATTTTCACAGATGCTCCCACAAATTTTTAATATTTGGGTCAATATTTCAGCTTTTTCAACCTAAAGGAAAGATCAAAGACACTAGTCTGGCTAGATTGAGTATAATAACATATATGAAACTAAGTGAATTGGCACAATTTTATATCTCCATTACTTGTTGCAgaaggtcgccgccgccgccgccgcctgccttgCGCCTACCTTAACTAGAAAAAGGTCACTGCCGCCGCCCCCGaggccccacgccgtgcccccgTGGCCCGCCACCGTCCCCGAGGCCCCATGCCGTGCCCCTGCGGCCCACTGCCGCCCCGCAGGCAACCGCTGCCGCCCCCGaggccccacgccgtgcccccgcGGGCCACCGCCGCCCACAGGTATGCTTGCCCGTTCTGTTTCATGCTAGTTTTGAACTGACCGAATAACTATTAAATTTAGTGATGCATTGTTGTCCATTACTCTAAGGCCAGAAATTGTATTACTCTTAAAATATTTGTGTTACATTTTCTTGATAATTATTGTTTGCTTAGTATCGTTAATGAAGTAACATTTCTCACTTTCATtatgaagtagctagtttgagaaaatgagagacgatcgaagttggatgtatgatggttggacaagtaacggaatgcctacgcgagagtggatggtcaacacacaagcttttgttgatcatgtaCTTTTCTTGTCTCCTGGcggtggtttggcaaagtgtccatgtaacaagtgtcagaattgttctcatcaagtcaagattgatatggagcgtcACCTATACAAGTGGGGTTTCATGCCGAATTATGAGAGGTGGTATGAGCATGGGGAGTCACAGGAGCAGGAGCCATACAACCTAGTTGATAGGTTTGAAGAAAATgaagataggatggatgcaatgatggatgattttgtccaacaggttgagaatgctgctgaggtaccggaatattttggtctgcttgcgtcatcaaaagaaccattacaTGGGGCCACCACTTTATCACAGCTTGCTGCTGTGACACGGTTAATGGCTATAAAGTCCAAGTACAACTTTTCAGTAAGTTGttacaatgatcttgttgacttaatttTGGACATGCTTCTGAAACCTCACAAGTTCCCGAAagacttttactactcaaagaagTTGTTAGCTGGTTTAGGGATGCCGTGTAAAAAAATCCATGTGTGTGAGAGCAATTGCATGTTATTTTGGAAGAACAATGAAAATATCAAGTACTGTTCGGTTTGTAAGAAGTGCAGATACAAGAAGGTGGTGAAAAAAGATGGAAGTGTGCAGATAACAAGTGTGCCCGTTAAGGTGTTACGGTACCTACCATTGAAACCAAGGCTTCAACGGCTGTACCTATCTTAGAAGActgcaaaacatatgagatggcacaaagaggGAATTCGTAATAATACAGGATGCATGAGCCATCCTTCTGATGGTACGGCTTGGAAGGTCCTCGACC
The Panicum hallii strain FIL2 chromosome 6, PHallii_v3.1, whole genome shotgun sequence genome window above contains:
- the LOC112898195 gene encoding uncharacterized protein LOC112898195 codes for the protein MTDQEVTSFDDGEVLQRVHNVDQMVRDVEFQGVYTTSELARLKQFIEDSKKPLYPGCQKYSRLSGDLKLLQLKADHGWSNKSFKQLLDLLRDMLPEKPNLDKCPKCGCDRYKRKKDGGDDNADDGNVPVEIRGKKKVNRGGPVRVAWYFPIIPRLKRWFATRKEAQLLRWHKEGRKKENDKLRHPADAAQWGNIDSHFKWFADDCRNLRFAMSTDGVNPFGNQSSTHSTWPVVLSMCNLPPWLCKKRKYMMLTILVSGPKQPGDRIDVYLRPLVDDLKTLWKPGVKEVWDEFGREEFILHAMLFTTINDNPAHRNLSGQSKRKGAACPHCLEETCSLWLRNSKKFAFMGHHRFLSKKHPYREMDCQFIGEKEHRAAPLHVTGDLVLLQVKDIKTIEELPKMTEKILGKRKKRDGEEEEDGKGIWNKKSILWELEYWELLDVRHSIDNMHVKKNVCSVCGTLLQQKLKGKDHKNAREDLKDMGIRPELYAEETDTGTDLPVAATTLSKTERKEFCEFLHGLKVPSSYSSNFKRLVLVKDMKMNFNLMKSHDCHVLMTALLPVALRGIKTVQKVIDEEELLKLERRHFETLCMLEATFPPTFFDLMIHLTAHLAREIWFLGPSYLHQMFPYERYFGFLKSLVHNRSFPEGAMVRGYGTIEAVEWAMGYMDPQNPIGVPHSRHEGRLAGVGTMGKKSITPDPDAFNKAHFTVIQQIDLITPFANEHNQQLREENPTRSEAWVAKKHMQCFSWWLRDYVQRCSAAVTDNLITKLAVGPLFTVTTYQAMDINGYTFYTMA